The sequence gtatgtaagatttaaaaaaaacaaaaaaacaatgtagAATTCTTCAACTGCAATAAAAGAAACAAGAACAAATTCTTCATGTTGATAATTTTATTGCAGcacataaattttatttacacaataattataaaattacaatgcaGAACATgtgtgtaaaaatatatacaattataacTTAAAGAGCTTTTGACTagattcaatatatataacagttttgatttttgtataaaaCCATCAATAGAAGATGGATAAAGAGAACAGAAGGGAACACTGGTAATGCTCATTATTCTATGAACTACTTCTTTTTTTAAgtgaacaaaaattaaattctgatCACATAAGATTGTTTCATGTgtatatacagatatatatacTTTTGCTTTTTTTAGTTGACAATGACATACTagttctggatttttttttagattttaggCTTTATCACTTGTTCCCTTATATATTTGTACAacaatgtgtatatatttatgaaagGTAACTTCTGCTTGTTACAAATAGAAGagaaaaattgttattattcaaaatgtCACACAAAATCGGATTAAGTTCCATTTTGGGCTATAAAGAATTGATAATAGTTGACAGGATCAAAATATTATACAGATGCCTTTATCATTTTACATGCACCATTCTTGTCAAAAGCTGTAATAGAATAGTTTTTGTGGTAAAGATATGATCTGAATTCTGATTTTCCCTTTTTACATGCATATTCTGTTATATTCTGTcttttcataattcaaaacataaatgtaGATGCTATAACCTGATAATCAAGCAGGTGCTTTGAAGAAGGTTAACTCTAATGTGATTGGATAAATCCCGTCACTAGTATTGCTTTTGTGACCCAgtttcataaatatattgtaattagatataggaagatgtggtgtgagtgccaatgagacaactctccatccaaataacattttttttaaaagtaaaccattataggtcaatgtacgacctttttttattctgtttcacacaaatgtttaaaagtatTGTTTAAAAACACTATCTATTCATTATTGgtttatagagttatctcccttaacCAAGGTCATCAAAAATAAGAAAGTAAATACTGAAGCTAGTGTTTTATccaatttctatatatttaccCAAAATATTCTTGTTGTGTATTGTTGAAGCTCACACATTTTTTACTGTGATCTTTATTCATTAGTTTCTATAACAGACATGATTAAACCAGAAATAACTATGAAAGAAAATCTGTTTAATTTGGTTTCATTGTTATAAagattgatacatgtattcCTATTATTTTCTGCTAGAGAGTTGACTCCTATTATAACAACAGTTAAAATATGTGCAAGATATATATTATCATGACtgtacaatttaattttgatgccctatatataaatgttttcaatACTGACCAGTTTTGATTCgctctttgtttttttattacattaaaaaatgaaaaaatgatagATGAATAATagctttttgattttttgaatatTATGCAAGTATAACAAAATACATCCAATTAGGACGTATTAATCACCCCTTTTAAAAGATCAACTCATTTAAAAACCGCAGTACTGCATACATTAATTCCCATTTGTAGCCCCAATGTGTATAGATAGAGAAAAGTCCAATGTTTCTAAAGTTTCTCTATAGACTGCTTCgttgaaatatttaactttcaaacatttaaattgcTATGAACAAATAATGACTGAATGAACACGAATATCATTACATGAAATTTAATGTGATTTTTCTTAATTATGACATCAACTTGCAATCATCCTAATGGTGAATTCAGATATGACTGCAATGAATATTTGAAGTAACTTGAATGATTTGAGCTGATCTATTATTCTTGAGCTCTAATTAAGGAAGTTTTTGAAGAACACATATAGGTATTAGGCTGGTAGACATTTTCTAATGGAATTTGTGTTGTAACAAATGTGTCTTCTTCATCAGTAGTGCTATTATAGCTCTTCCGTCTCTTGAATTTTCTAACAACCATAACGGCACATGCTAATATGAAAATCATAACAACTATTGTTATTACAGCAGCCACTGCTTTAGTATTCACCGACGTTATTCCTGGAAGATAATCTAATGCCTTTCCAGACGTAGCATTGATACAATCCACTGGATACACTTCGGTAGAATAGACATAGACAATACAAAATTCATAACTCGTATAggattttaaattagaaaatgtaTAACGTCTTGAATACGGACTGAGATGAACAATCCTATAATTAACTCTACTCTTAGCTTCTCTGTAATGTATTTGATAATCGGAAATCATAGACCAGTATTTTGTACCATTCCAcgtaattgtaatgtaatttAGGGTTGATGGTAATGCAATTATTCTTATAGGCTTATTGATTACTTTGACCAATGTTTCACTTATATCAAAACCTTCACTGTTCGTAGCCTGACATGCATACAATCCGCTGTCAGACTTTTGTAAATGTCTGACGATTAGTATAAACTTATCTTTCACTTCAATTCTATTGTATTTAATGCTCTGAGATAACATTGATCCATTGGGTAACATCCAAGTTATATTTGGTTCAGGAACACCTGTCGCATGACATTCAAGTCGTAACTCTTCACCAATACTCACTTCGTAGTTTTTATCGTAGATAGGAATCGTCAATGGAACACAGTTTTGGGTTTGATTAGTTCGTGGAAGACTGACAATTGGCAGTCCATACCTGCTAGGAGGAGTGTAACATATTAACATGGCCCCGTCATACATGATTGATGTGTGATTTTTAGACATGATGTCATTGACCATCCAGTCAATGTTACAGTCACAATGCAAAAGATtgctgtaaaaatgacaaactTTAATTGATGGCAgactttgaattattttatgagGAAGCACTCTCAAGCGGTTATTGTGAATATATAAATTTCGAAGACTTGGAATGTTTTCAAATGCATTTGGATCAATGAACACAAGTTTCTGATTGTCATGAAGTTGAAGTGATATGAGTTTGGTTAAGTTGGCAAACGCTCCTTCCTCAATAACTGAAAGGTGTGGCATGTAACTGAGAGAAAGTACGGAAACgtttaaattacaaaatgtttcatGCACTAGCCTGTAAATTGGATTGCCATCAAAATTCAGTTTCTTTAAATTTGGAAGCTTGAGAAATGATTTTGATGGAATagataaaatattgttattagAAAGATCCAATGTAGCTAGCTGTTCTAGCCCAAAGAAAGCATTATTctcaatattttgtattttgttttccgTGAAGCTGATAGTGTCAAGATGATTTGATGTATCGAATACACCACTCCTCAATTCTCTTAAAACATTTCTTGACAAATATAGCCATTTTAAAGATGGCATCCCAACAAACCATTGATTTTCAAGTATATTCAAGTTATTATCTTCTAAATTAAGACGTTGCACATAGTTTAATCCTCCAAAAGCATGTTTCTCTATGTAACGTAACTTGTTCTTGGATAAGTCTAAGTTTATTAAATACTTCAAGCCTGAAAATTGTCCATTTCTTAGAGTAGTAATAAAATTACTATGTAGATTAAGATTTCTCAATTGAAtcagtttttgtatttgtttgtcgaAACTGGTTACCTTGTTATTTGAGGCATCTAAATATTTCAGCTGCCGCATCCTTGGTGGAAGATTGAGATCTTTTATTGAGTTACTCGCCACAATTAAAGCTTCGGTGGAAGAAGACAAATTTTGTGGTATTAAAAAAAGTCCAGCATTTGTACAATTGACAATTTTCATCACTTGTTTGAAATTCTCTGTATCTAATCTTCCGATATAGCAAGCACATTTCAAAGGACATTCAACATTCCAATCCATTCTACTTTCAATACCAGTGAATAATATCACTCCAAGCagcaaaataataattaatctCCCTTTTATCAGCTGTCTAAGGGATAAATGCATGTTTCCTTAAAAAGTTCAATAatcacatgtttttttctttaattactTCAGCTGCTCAAACATCCTGTAAAGTCGCCAGAGATTGAAATGGAGGCTTGATTGTTTTGCGTTAATGTCTTGTAGATTTGAATAGAAGACTACCATTTTCATTATTTGGACTAGTTAAATTGTAAATTGGCACTGTCAGTATTGTAGTTCCATAATTTTCCCCTCCTCTGAGAATGTCTGCAGGAGTGAACAGGATATAATAGATTTCCTACAGCATCTGTCACAactaaatgtatattaaatgaTTCGGTTTCGCAGTTCAAATTATGTCACCTCAAATTGGAAAAAAAGCATCGGAGCTGGATAATTATCTCACTTGAAAGCTTTTAACGATTTGTCTCTGCCGTTCATCAAGTTTGTGTCAGTGTCCTGAAACATATAACGTAGAATTAATATACTTTGTTTTGTCACATACGGAATTAAATAGATTTAAGTTGACATGTTTGATGTCTCCTTTACAGTTAGACTGGGAGTTTGGAAGAGTGCATCTGTCTGTTTATGTCTCTTCAGTAAACTTACGCAAGATATATTGGAAAACATAAATAGTCTAAAGTGAAAAGACTGAAAAAGAAGCTCTTGAGAACAACTGAACTGAAAAATCACAATTCATATTGAGAAGTAAATGCGCAGACGTAGCTCATAGaagttcaaaattaaaagtttaaaaaaaaataacaacaatttttacattaaaaaagataatgtgatatttttttaatttaggtATCTTGGAATTTAACAAACCTTATGCTTAATGATTTTTGTGTCCAAAatttaaactacaaaatgacaaaaatgtcCACAAAACCATATTACAACACTTAAGATTGAGCAATTTGAAACAACAAAATCCAAGAGTGAACCCAATGCTCAGAAGGAGAAACAGTTTCAGCtctatttctattttcattGTGTTGCTCATAATTGCAAGtcaaatttttgttataaataaaatactatcAATGATTTCAGAATCAAGGATGTTTTTTGCTAGGGGACAAGTATAACATCCATTGTTACTAAGACATAGCTAGATATTCaataacactaaaaaaaaatatgattggatttgtaaatgtttcaaatgggaaaacagttatcaattttttttttacagactttgtttatttgtgtttcaGGTTTATATAATGAGACTTCTCAAAGAATTAATGTGAATTAATGCAGATGTTGCACTGTATGATTGATAGGGGCATTCTAACAATACAGTGATGCCAAACTAACAcctctttttaatttcaatttgtatGCAGATGTTCTTATATACAGGCTACTGCAAAAAAAATGCGGTTGTATATTGTTTAACTCTGCTAAACACAAAAATGGCTTGCTGTTCAAATGCCTGGCAAAAAGTAAGTTAATTAAAATTATGTATTCTCAGAAAACCCAAGTTGCTTACTGAATGTAGGATTTCTGTGTACTTCAGTTACTTGTACGAATTCAGAAGCCTTATTTGAATTAAGAATTTCAATTATATGTAGCGAACGTTAATTTGTAGACCGACATTTGATAACATATTTGTAATCTCAAATGTGCAGTTTATTTGTCAATTACATTAGAAACAATTGAACTTTtgtgaaaatttgcattttacaaattataattagAAATGTTTATGAGAATAACAGAATATTTACTTAATTATACTGCTCTCAGAAGcattgaaatatattgaaaacagAAGCACTCAAGTgctatgtttattttatttgtgcataaaattttgacataattATTGAATTGCATGTttcaaaatgttaacaaaaaaacgtttttgtaaaaatatgtcAGCAGCTGTTATGGCTCTTATTTTCTATGagatacatttttgttgtaaaaaaataatgcatatttttgtaaaatgaaatatgattgattaaatatcaaaatatatatatgggtTCTTGATGTTAATGCTAACTTAACTCACATACTCATGgaaaaatatatagtatataggtggggggttccaaccatatgtccccattcaaatgcaatggtcgacaaaaaaaggggggttccaacttcCAACCCCTGTAACCATTCCCTGGATAGGCCACTGAATTGACATTTTTGGGGGTAAAATATTCCAATTGAAATCTTGACTTTCTGACACAAATGCAAAGATTTAATATAAAGGCAAACCCTAAACTAATATACATTTTCACATGCATTTTGTAATTATCTATCTAGACCCTGCCAAAAATATTTTGGGTGACACTAGTTGTATATGTTTGTCATATAGCCAAGCTGATCCTGAAATAGTCTGTCTGCTACATAAGCTGGCAAATTACTATTGTGACATAACTTGGATGACAGCACTGTCATACTGgcttaaataatatttatgatattatattttcttaaagCCTATATTTAGAGTATTAAAAGAGTACTAAAATTAGTGGCTAAGCAcatacattttccttttttagaacGAACAGGTCTCATATAACACGGA is a genomic window of Mytilus trossulus isolate FHL-02 chromosome 1, PNRI_Mtr1.1.1.hap1, whole genome shotgun sequence containing:
- the LOC134720196 gene encoding leucine-rich repeat neuronal protein 1-like, which encodes MHLSLRQLIKGRLIIILLLGVILFTGIESRMDWNVECPLKCACYIGRLDTENFKQVMKIVNCTNAGLFLIPQNLSSSTEALIVASNSIKDLNLPPRMRQLKYLDASNNKVTSFDKQIQKLIQLRNLNLHSNFITTLRNGQFSGLKYLINLDLSKNKLRYIEKHAFGGLNYVQRLNLEDNNLNILENQWFVGMPSLKWLYLSRNVLRELRSGVFDTSNHLDTISFTENKIQNIENNAFFGLEQLATLDLSNNNILSIPSKSFLKLPNLKKLNFDGNPIYRLVHETFCNLNVSVLSLSYMPHLSVIEEGAFANLTKLISLQLHDNQKLVFIDPNAFENIPSLRNLYIHNNRLRVLPHKIIQSLPSIKVCHFYSNLLHCDCNIDWMVNDIMSKNHTSIMYDGAMLICYTPPSRYGLPIVSLPRTNQTQNCVPLTIPIYDKNYEVSIGEELRLECHATGVPEPNITWMLPNGSMLSQSIKYNRIEVKDKFILIVRHLQKSDSGLYACQATNSEGFDISETLVKVINKPIRIIALPSTLNYITITWNGTKYWSMISDYQIHYREAKSRVNYRIVHLSPYSRRYTFSNLKSYTSYEFCIVYVYSTEVYPVDCINATSGKALDYLPGITSVNTKAVAAVITIVVMIFILACAVMVVRKFKRRKSYNSTTDEEDTFVTTQIPLENVYQPNTYMCSSKTSLIRAQE